Genomic window (Achromobacter sp. B7):
GCGTGTACGACGTTACCGTTACCAACCAGGACGGCCGCAATGTCGCCCTGTTTCGCGGGCGGTCCTATCGCATCAAGGGCCAGATCGTGGGGGTTCCCGCCGAAGGCTGAGGATGACGGTCCAACGCCACTAGAACATTCGTCATCCAACAAAGATAGAACCCGCGCGCCGAGCGGACCGGCGTAAAGAGAAATTCAGGAGAGAGATAACCATGTCCAACACCATGAGCAAGCCGGGGCTGGACCCCATCGAGCATGCCAGCCAGGACGAGCTGCGCGCGCTGCAGCTCGAGCGCCTCAAGTGGTCGCTCAAGCATGCGTACGACAATGTTGCGCATTACAAGAAGGCGTTCGACGAAGCGGGCGTGCATCCCGACGACCTGAAGCAGCTGTCCGATATTTCGAAGTTTCCTTTCACGACCAAGAAGGAACTGCGCGACAACTATCCGTTCGGCATGTTTGCCGTGCCGCGCGAGCGTATTTCGCGCGTTCACGCGTCCAGCGGCACCACGGGAAAACCGACGGTGGTGGGCTACACCAAGGGCGACCTGGACAACTGGGCGAACCTGGTGGCGCGCTCGATCCGCGCGGCCGGCGGCAAGCCGGGCGACACGGTGCACATCGCCTATGGCTATGGCCTGTTCACCGGCGGGCTGGGCGCGCATTACGGCGCCGAGCGCCTGGGTTGCACGGTCATCCCGATGTCGGGCGGGCAAACCGAAAAGCAGGTGCAGTTGATCAACGATTTCCGTCCGGACATCATCATGGTCACGCCCTCCTATTTCTGCAATATTCTCGAAGAACAGCGCCGCCAGGGCATTGATCCGCGTCAAAGCTCGCTGCGTATCGGCATCTTCGGCGCCGAGCCGTGGACGGGCCAGATGCGTGCCGATATCGAGGCCGAAGCCGGTATCGATGCGGTGGATATCTACGGCTTGTCGGAAGTGATGGGCCCGGGCGTGGCCAGCGAGTGCGTGGAAACCAAAGACGGCCCGGTCGTCTGGGAAGACCACTTCTACGCCGAGATCATCAATCCGGACACCGGCGAACCGGTGGCCGATGGCGAGGCCGGCGAATTGGTGTTCACGTCGCTGACCAAAGAGGCGATGCCGATCATCCGCTACCGCACTCGCGACCTGACTCGTCTGTTGCCGCCCACGGCGCGCAGCATGCGCCGCATCGGCAAGATCACCGGCCGCAGCGACGACATGTTGATCGTGCGGGGCGTGAACATGTTCCCGACGCAAGTGGAAGAACTGGTGCTGAAGATCGCCCAGCTGGCGCCGCATTATCAGCTGGTCCTGTCGCGTACCGGCAATATGGACGAGCTTGAAATCCTGACCGAAGTGCGCGCCGAGTTCTCGGGGCTGTCGGAGGCCGAACGCAATAACCTGGGCAAGCAGTTGCAGCATGCCGTGAAGACGCACATCGGCGTCAGCGCGCGCATCCAGGTGTCGGACGCCGGCCATGTGGAACGCACGCTGACCGGCAAGGCGCGCCGCGTGATCGACAAGCGACCGAAGGTGGTTTGATCGAGGCTGTCTGATCCGGTTGTTTCCGGTTTCAGCCGTCAATCACAAAAAAAGCAGCCGTTCGGCTGCTTTTTTTATTTCCGTAACCCCCGCGGAAAGGCGCCGGGGGAGGGCGCCAGGGCAGGGCCGTGTTGGCTACCGCCCCACGGCCAACGTGCGAACGATGCGGCGGTACCAGATGTGCAGCAGGATGGCGGACAGCGCCAAGCCCACCATTGCCATCAACCACATGCTGCCCGCGCCTTCGGGTGAGCCGGGCAGCAACGCGTTGCGGACGCCGTCCAGGCCACCCCGGCCGGGGCCAAAGCCGAACCACCAGCCGCCGACCAGCCCCACGCCCGCCAGCGCCACCACCTGCAACAGCAGCGGCACCACCGCAACCTTGTAGGCGCGCAGCAGGTAAGAGTTGATGCATTGCATGGAATCGAACAGGTGAAACAGCGGCAACACCGCCAGCAGCGTCGTTGCCACGGCAGCCACGCCGATGTCGTCCGTGTATGCGGCAAGGATCAGGGGCCGGCCCACCAACAGCACGGCGGCGGTCAACAATGCGCCGATCAGGCCCAGCGCCAGCCCGGCCATGCCGGTGCGATGCGCGTGCGCAAGATTGCCCGCGCCGATGGCCTGCGCGGTCAGCGCCGCGGTGGCCACGCCCAGCGCCATGGGCATCATGTAGCACAGGGCCGCCAGGTTCGACATGATCTGGTGTCCGCCCGTGACATACGTGCCTTCGCGCGCCACCAGCAGGGCCATGAAGGTAAAGGCCGACACCTCGACCAGGTACGAGCCGCCCATGGGGATGCCCAGGCGCAGCAGTTCCTTCAACGTCTTCCAGTCGGGCTTGCCCACGCGCAGATTGAAGCGGCGATAGAAGCGATCGTGCGTAATGACCCAGAGGCCCAGGCCGAGGCTCATCCACGACACCACGGCGGTTGCCAGCCCCGCGCCGGTGGCGCCCATCGCGGGCAGGCCCAGGTTGCCGTAGATGAACAGCCAGTTGAAAAATGCCTTGAATGCAATAGCGGACAGGTTGATTGCCATGACCAGCTTTGGCCGTGACACCGAGGTGCCCAGCGCGTAGATGGTGCGAAACACCAGCGCCGCCGGCAGGGCCAGCACCAAAGCCTGCAAGTAGGACCCGATCCGTTCGCGCACGCCCGGCGCCACGTCGCCCGACATCGACAACCACACGTCCGGGAACAGCATCAGCACCGCGCCCACCACGGACAAGCCCAGCGCCAGCCAGACGCCCTGGCCCCAGCTGCGGCCGACTTCGTCGTTGTTGCCGGCGCCGAAATGCTGCGCAAGGATGGGGATGAGCGCATGTACCACGCCCATCAGGCCAACGAAAACGGTGATGTAGATAGAGGCGGACAAGGCCATCGCGGCCAGGTCGCTGGCGCTGGAGTGGCCTGTCATGGCGGTGTCCAGCACGCCGAACGAAATACCGGCCCACTGGCTGATCAGCACCGGCCACGCTTGTTTGGCGATGCCGCGCACAGTGGCGCCGAAGGATATCGGCGCCGCGTTGACGGAATTCATCGGTTCGGGCCGACTCGCAGCAGTCGGAACACTTCCTGGCGATCGGCGCGGCGGCCGCCCTGCCACAACACGTCGGCCCCGTCGCTATAAGCGGCAGTGTTGTCGCGCAGGCTCTGGTTGTTGGTCTGTTGCAGGATCAGCGTGCACTTCGCGTCGAACGTGAAGGTCAGATTGTCGAAGATCAGGAACGATGCGCGCTGGCCGCTGCCCAGGCTCAAGCCACGTACGCATTCGCCGGGTCGCGCATGTTGCGCCAGTGCCTGCGCCAGTTGGCCCGATACCGTGCGATAGCTGCGCGCGTAGTCCACGGCGGGTTGCCACAGCAGCACAAGCAGAATCCACGTTACGGTCAGGCCGCCGGCGGACAGCACCGTGCCGCGCCACAGCGCTTGCGGGCGTACGCGCAGGCGCCACACCACCAGCGCAATCCAGGCCACGGTAAAGATCACCGCCAGCGTGAAGGCGCCCCACGAAATGACGGGCTCGTAGCCGGTGGTCTGGCGGGCGATGTTGCGGGAAATCTGCGCCGGCCAATTGAAGTGCAGGGCCACCCAGCCGAGCCACGCGGTGGCGGCCGTCAGCGAAAAACACATGACGGCAAACCAGTCCAGCGTATTGACCACGCCACGGCGCAGCGTGGGTAACGAGAACGCGCCCAGCACGGCGCAGGGTACGGCCAGCATCACGTATTCGGAGTCGGACGCCTCTTCCAGTACGAACAGCACCAGTGCCGCGCAGACCAGCAGCATCAACGGCAGCCAGATGTGCGGGGCGTAGATCCATTCGCGCCAGCGCCAGACCGCCAGCAAGGCCAGCGGCCATGTCGGCCACAAGTACCAAGGCAGGTCGCGCAGCGTGCGGCCCATGTCGTGCCAGGTCGGTAGGGCGAATGACGTCAGGTTCCAGGTCTTCCAGTTGCGGATCCAATACTGGCTGCTTTCGCTGGCCGGGATCCACCACGCCAGGATCAGCGCTACCGTCACCAGCACCGCCCACGGCAGCCAGCGCTTGCACTTCCACAATTGGCTGCGCGGATAGAACGCCAGCAGTGCGCCGATCATGATGGGAACCGCGCCCACCCAACCGCGCGTAAGAAAGCTTGCGGCCAGCGCGATGCCCAGCGTGGTGGTGCCGGTAACCGGCCGGTCGACGCTGCGCGCCAACGAATAAAAGGCCAGCGCCTGGCAGGCCATGATGG
Coding sequences:
- the paaK gene encoding phenylacetate--CoA ligase PaaK produces the protein MSNTMSKPGLDPIEHASQDELRALQLERLKWSLKHAYDNVAHYKKAFDEAGVHPDDLKQLSDISKFPFTTKKELRDNYPFGMFAVPRERISRVHASSGTTGKPTVVGYTKGDLDNWANLVARSIRAAGGKPGDTVHIAYGYGLFTGGLGAHYGAERLGCTVIPMSGGQTEKQVQLINDFRPDIIMVTPSYFCNILEEQRRQGIDPRQSSLRIGIFGAEPWTGQMRADIEAEAGIDAVDIYGLSEVMGPGVASECVETKDGPVVWEDHFYAEIINPDTGEPVADGEAGELVFTSLTKEAMPIIRYRTRDLTRLLPPTARSMRRIGKITGRSDDMLIVRGVNMFPTQVEELVLKIAQLAPHYQLVLSRTGNMDELEILTEVRAEFSGLSEAERNNLGKQLQHAVKTHIGVSARIQVSDAGHVERTLTGKARRVIDKRPKVV
- a CDS encoding glycosyltransferase family 39 protein; this translates as MSPLSFSTPARLTSVATAKLPRLILLGLALAYIVAGLFMRDPWKTDDAVGLATMITAIREGGITWLLPQVGLLAHAEEGPLITWVGAICIWLFGPFIGDITAGRLPNLLWFGITASSVWYGTYLLGRRSEAQPLALPFGGEPEPRDYGRMLADAALLLLLATVGILQRTHETTVVPAIMACQALAFYSLARSVDRPVTGTTTLGIALAASFLTRGWVGAVPIMIGALLAFYPRSQLWKCKRWLPWAVLVTVALILAWWIPASESSQYWIRNWKTWNLTSFALPTWHDMGRTLRDLPWYLWPTWPLALLAVWRWREWIYAPHIWLPLMLLVCAALVLFVLEEASDSEYVMLAVPCAVLGAFSLPTLRRGVVNTLDWFAVMCFSLTAATAWLGWVALHFNWPAQISRNIARQTTGYEPVISWGAFTLAVIFTVAWIALVVWRLRVRPQALWRGTVLSAGGLTVTWILLVLLWQPAVDYARSYRTVSGQLAQALAQHARPGECVRGLSLGSGQRASFLIFDNLTFTFDAKCTLILQQTNNQSLRDNTAAYSDGADVLWQGGRRADRQEVFRLLRVGPNR
- a CDS encoding MATE family efflux transporter, giving the protein MNSVNAAPISFGATVRGIAKQAWPVLISQWAGISFGVLDTAMTGHSSASDLAAMALSASIYITVFVGLMGVVHALIPILAQHFGAGNNDEVGRSWGQGVWLALGLSVVGAVLMLFPDVWLSMSGDVAPGVRERIGSYLQALVLALPAALVFRTIYALGTSVSRPKLVMAINLSAIAFKAFFNWLFIYGNLGLPAMGATGAGLATAVVSWMSLGLGLWVITHDRFYRRFNLRVGKPDWKTLKELLRLGIPMGGSYLVEVSAFTFMALLVAREGTYVTGGHQIMSNLAALCYMMPMALGVATAALTAQAIGAGNLAHAHRTGMAGLALGLIGALLTAAVLLVGRPLILAAYTDDIGVAAVATTLLAVLPLFHLFDSMQCINSYLLRAYKVAVVPLLLQVVALAGVGLVGGWWFGFGPGRGGLDGVRNALLPGSPEGAGSMWLMAMVGLALSAILLHIWYRRIVRTLAVGR